A genomic stretch from Desulfotignum balticum DSM 7044 includes:
- a CDS encoding type II toxin-antitoxin system Phd/YefM family antitoxin: MKLSESVKPISYFKAHASEIVRQIADRQQPMVITQNGEAKAILQDIVQYEQTQESLAMLKMLAQSRNSLKNGDHKPVADVFSNLKKKIREDQSE, from the coding sequence ATGAAACTAAGCGAATCTGTAAAACCCATTAGCTATTTTAAAGCGCATGCTTCAGAAATTGTCCGGCAAATCGCTGATCGCCAGCAACCCATGGTTATCACTCAGAATGGGGAAGCCAAAGCGATTCTCCAGGATATTGTTCAATATGAGCAGACACAGGAAAGCCTTGCCATGCTGAAAATGTTGGCCCAAAGTAGAAATAGCCTTAAAAATGGGGATCACAAACCTGTTGCCGATGTTTTCAGCAATTTGAAAAAGAAAATCCGGGAAGACCAATCTGAATGA